GAGGCGCCTAAGCATAAAGAGAAACGCATAACCGATAGCAACGGCAAGCAGGATGTCTATGACCAAGATATAGACGGGAACTATCAGTCCCATGTCACCTCAACCTCGTCCGTTCTGAACTTCTGCTTGACGACGGTTTCATCGAGCGAGAATCTTATTCCGGCTTTAAACATCCTCAGGCCGGTGTAAGCTATCATCGCCCCGTTGTCCCTGCAGAGGTCGTAGGGCGGAACGAAGAACTCAACGCCCCTGTCCTCGGCCATGATTTTAAGCATCTCGCGGAGACGGTTGTTGGCGGCGACTCCACCGACGAGAACGACCTCATCTTTTCCAGTGTGGGCAACTGCCCTCTCGGTGACTTCAACGAGGGCAGAGAAGGCCGTCTCCTGGAAGGAGTAAGCCAAATCCTCGACGCGGTACTTGCCGGTGCGGTACTTCCTCACCGCCTCGGTCAGAACCCCGGAGAAGCTCAAATCCATTCCCTTAACCGCGTAGGGGAGCTCGATGTAGCGCTCACCTTTAAGTGCGAGCTTCTCAATCTTCGGACCGCCTGGAAAGCCGATGCCGAGCTCCCTGGCGAATGTGTCTATCGCGTTACCTATTCCGATGTCGAGGGTCTCGCCGAAGACGCGGTAGCGACCCCCTTCCAAAGCTAAAACCTGGGTGTTTCCACCGCTCACGTATAAACCAACGGGGTCCTTAACCCCAAACATCTTGGTTATCTCGACGTGGGCTATGCAGTGGTTCACTCCAACGATTGGCTTGCCGTACCTTATCGCCAAGGCCCTCGCCGCGGTAGCCACGACCCTCAGAGCCGGCCCGAGGCCGGGCCCCTGGGAGAAGGCTATGACGTCAACGTCTTCCATCGTTATTCCAGCCGTCTGAAGGGCCTTTCTAAGAAGGGGCTTGAGAAGGCGCGCGTGATGCTCGGCGGCCTCCTTCGGGTGGATTCCGCCCTTTTCGGTTGTGAGCGTGTCGAATACGTTGGCGAGGACTTTATTCTCGGTTACGATGCCTACACCCAGGGTGTGTGCGGTTCCCTCTATACCGAGAGCTATCATGACGGTCAAAGATGAAAGTGTGGGATATAAAAGGCTACCGGCTCCTTGA
The Thermococcus sp. 21S9 DNA segment above includes these coding regions:
- a CDS encoding bifunctional N(6)-L-threonylcarbamoyladenine synthase/serine/threonine protein kinase, yielding MIALGIEGTAHTLGVGIVTENKVLANVFDTLTTEKGGIHPKEAAEHHARLLKPLLRKALQTAGITMEDVDVIAFSQGPGLGPALRVVATAARALAIRYGKPIVGVNHCIAHVEITKMFGVKDPVGLYVSGGNTQVLALEGGRYRVFGETLDIGIGNAIDTFARELGIGFPGGPKIEKLALKGERYIELPYAVKGMDLSFSGVLTEAVRKYRTGKYRVEDLAYSFQETAFSALVEVTERAVAHTGKDEVVLVGGVAANNRLREMLKIMAEDRGVEFFVPPYDLCRDNGAMIAYTGLRMFKAGIRFSLDETVVKQKFRTDEVEVTWD